TTTACAAAAATTTATTTTTGATTTTCAGGTATTATATTTTGTTGGCTCTAATGTAGTATATTGTAGATATAGAAAAGCTATCATTCAAATTATCAATATTTTGAGTTGGAATGATGAAAAATTGGAAAAATGGAAGCATCGTGTTTCTTTCCAACACTCCATTATTCCAATATTCCGTTGTTCATTGCAAATGAGAACGAACATTTTTTTCCACACTTCTTTATAACATAGTCATTTTGTTTAATAAATAATAATCTATAATAACCATTGCAGTCATTGCTTCAACAACAGGAACGGCTCTTGGTAAAACACAAGTGTCGTGTCTTCCTTTGATAGTATATTTAATATTTTTTCCTGAAGTATCAATACTTTGTTGTTCTTTGCTAATTGTAGGAACAGGTTTAAAAGCAGCATTAAAATATATATCCTGTCCGTTGCTTATTCCTCCCTGAATACCACCTGAGTAATTAGTTGCAGTAGTTATTTTACCATCTTTTTTAATAAAAATATCATTATGTTCTGAGCCTTTCATATTAACACAATCAAAGCCTGAACCTATTTCAAAACCTTTTACAGCATTAATACTAAGAATAGCTTTTCCTAAATCAGCATTAAGCTTATCAAATACAGGCTCGCCCAATCCGGCGGGAACATTTTTAGCAATACAACTTATTATTCCTCCAATGGTATCTCCTTCTTTTTTAGCTTGTTCTATCCTTTTTATCATAGATTTTGAAATATCATGGTCAGGACATCTGATTATATTTTTTTCTGTTTGTGATAAATCTAACTCATAATAGTTTTTATTCAACTTAATATCTCCAACTTGCGAGACATAAGCATTTATTTCAATCCCGATTGTTTTAAGATATAATTTTGCAATTGCTCCGGCAACAACTCTTGCTATTGTTTCCCGTGCAGAAGCCCTTCCTCCTCCCCTATAATCACGAATTCCATATTTTTGTTCATAAGTATAATCAGCATGCGAAGGACGATATATTTCTTTTAGATCATCATAGTCAGCAGATTTGAAATCAATATTTTGCACTAAAAAAGCAATTGGAGTACCAAGAGTTTTTCCTTCAAATATTCCAGAAAGAAATTCTATTTTATCGTCTTCCTGCCGTTTTGAAGATATATCAGAAAGTCCGGGTTTTCTTCTGTTGAGTTCGTTTTGAATAAAATCAAAATCAATTTTAAGACGAGATGGACAGCCGTCAATTATTCCGCCAATAGCCTTTCCGTGTGATTCTCCGAAAGATGTTAACTTGTATATTTTACCAAAAGTATTTCCTGCCATTTTTTTCTTAAATAAAATCAACAACCCGAACAAGTATCCTGCTCTTCATTGCAACCACTACAATCAGGTTGTGAATTAATCTGATTTAATTCATCTTTTGTAGCATCACGAATATCAGAAACTTTGCCTCTGAAAAACAAATCTTCTCCTGCTAAAGGATGATTAAAATCCATTTTTATATGATTTTTGTTTACTTCAATAACAGTACCATCTATTCGATTTCCCGAATTATCTTTCATTGGTATTCTGCTGCCCTTTTTTAATAAATCTTCTCTAAGTTTTCCATCAACAATAAACATATTTTTTGGAAGCTCAACTATTGCTTCTTTTGAAACACTTCCGTATGCCTGCTCGCTTGTAAGTTTAAAGGAAAAATCATTTCCTATTTCCAAACCTTCAAGATTTGCTTCAAAATCTTTTAGCAACTTTCCTGAGCCGAATATAAAAGTCATTGGTTCTCCAAATGGTCGTTTTTCTATTATTTCACCATTTTCATCGTCATATTTTAATTCGTAGATAACCGAAACAATCTTGTCTTTTGATATTTTCATTTTTATTTAATTTTATTTATTCTATTCATAGAAAATGGTACTTAGAGTCTGCACGAAAACTAATTCCTTTATTATTATTCGTCATTGCGAACAAAGTGAAGCAATCTGTAAATCAAGGGATTGCCTGCCTACCGTCAGGCAGGCTTCGTCGTTCCTCCTCGCAATGACGATAAATATTTAATTTCGTGCAGGCAGTACTTATTATTTTCCTTATGAACGTAAAAAAATATTTTAGCGTGCAAAGATGTTAAAAAATATTGAATATTTACTCAGAAAATTTTAATATAAAAACGTCTTGTCCTGTACTTGATTTGTAAGTAGCATTAATAAATATATTATTTTCTTTATCGAAATTTACAATAGTTGTGTTGATATTATTATTTGTTACAGGGTTTTTCTCCCATATAATTTCGCCGTTTTCATCTAATTTTGTAATAAACATATTGTCTCCCGAATTTCCGCAAATTATGAGCTTATTATTTTGTCCTACAGCAAATGAATTTACTGAATAATTATTATTCTGTCCAATAGTTTTGTCCCATAACATATTATTATCCTTATCAATTTTAAACAAACGAATTTGTTTATTATTATTTATTCCTGTAAAATAAATAAATTGCGATGACATAGTTAGAGAACAACAACTATCGGTTTCCGCAAGTTCTCTTTCCCATTTGATATAGCCATCATTATCTAATTTGCAAATCCATGAATTTCCAGCGACAATTATTTCATCACTTTCGTTGACAGCTATAGAATTTACAATACCAGTAGATGAATAATTTCTTGTCCATAATACTTTTCCGTTAGGATTTATTTTGGAAACCAAATATTTGTTTTGCCCTGTAGTATCAATATAGTAACCGCCTGCAATTATCTCATTAGCCGAATTAGTTGCAATGTCATTAATTTCAACTGCATTAATTATCCTGCTCCATAGTAATTTTCCGTTTTGATTTAATTTCAAAATCCAAGCTTTACCATTTTCAACAGTATCTGAAATTACATTTTGATATCCTCCTAAAATTATTTCATTATTTGATGAAATAGTAATAGTATTTATTGCATCGTATAATTGTTTTCCATAAGTTTTGTTCCATTTCATTTTCCCATTATTGTTAAGACATACAATCCATGCATCAGTTCCGTTAGTATCTTCTTGTAATGTGTTTGCTACCAAAACAATATTTCCGTTATCATAAATAGCAAAATCACCCGAATAATCACATTTTCCGTCATTATCAAAACCTTTTATCCATTGTAAATTACTAAATCCAAAATTGTATTCATTCTTTATTTTATTACCTAACACATTAGCTTTAAGATTAAAAATATCAATATAATGTTCTCCTTCGGGATACATTCTCACAAATTCGTTGTATGCTTCAAGTGTATTTATTTTTTTTGCACGTTCAAAAATTAATTGTCTTTTTATTTTCAACGCATTTGGTATATTTAACGAATTCGGATACTTTTTAATAAAATTTTCAACTGCTTCGATTGTATTTTTATTTTTTACAATATCAAAAGCAAGTTTATCTCTTAGCTTTTGAGCTTCATGGTTTTGTTTTGCTTCAGGATAATTATTTATAAAATTATTAAGAGCATCAAAAGTATTAGCTTGTTTAGCATTGATAAATGCCAATTGATCTCTTAGTTCATTTGCTTTTAGTATTTGGGCAGCATCAGGATATTTGTCAATAAAACTATTGAATGCCTCTAATGTATTTTGTTTTTCTGCTGTTCTGAATTCAATATAATTTCTAATGTGAATAACATTTTTTAAATATTTAGAATCAGGGTATTCTTCAATAAATCGTTCAGCATATTCAAGTTTATTCTCTTCTCTAACAAATTTTATTAATTTATCATGTATAATTGCTCTCTCAATATCAAAATTCTGCCTTAGAGACCTACTTCTGCGTTTAATATCTGTTATTGTAAAATGTTGTTTTAAAGCTACTTTATCATCATCACTAAGATTAGAAAAATTTTCATCTGCC
This genomic stretch from Bacteroidales bacterium harbors:
- the aroC gene encoding chorismate synthase, coding for MAGNTFGKIYKLTSFGESHGKAIGGIIDGCPSRLKIDFDFIQNELNRRKPGLSDISSKRQEDDKIEFLSGIFEGKTLGTPIAFLVQNIDFKSADYDDLKEIYRPSHADYTYEQKYGIRDYRGGGRASARETIARVVAGAIAKLYLKTIGIEINAYVSQVGDIKLNKNYYELDLSQTEKNIIRCPDHDISKSMIKRIEQAKKEGDTIGGIISCIAKNVPAGLGEPVFDKLNADLGKAILSINAVKGFEIGSGFDCVNMKGSEHNDIFIKKDGKITTATNYSGGIQGGISNGQDIYFNAAFKPVPTISKEQQSIDTSGKNIKYTIKGRHDTCVLPRAVPVVEAMTAMVIIDYYLLNKMTML
- a CDS encoding FKBP-type peptidyl-prolyl cis-trans isomerase, which produces MKISKDKIVSVIYELKYDDENGEIIEKRPFGEPMTFIFGSGKLLKDFEANLEGLEIGNDFSFKLTSEQAYGSVSKEAIVELPKNMFIVDGKLREDLLKKGSRIPMKDNSGNRIDGTVIEVNKNHIKMDFNHPLAGEDLFFRGKVSDIRDATKDELNQINSQPDCSGCNEEQDTCSGC